Proteins found in one Streptomyces sp. NBC_00461 genomic segment:
- a CDS encoding YciI family protein, with protein MKYVLLLTRGAWQEDGPEEERGEVFGRIGEWIGKHFADGTIVEAQQLREPDTATTVVLEDGRSTLIDRPLLEAKEAIGGYAVVDVPDLDAALELAASFPMPDGKVEVRPVVER; from the coding sequence ATGAAGTACGTGTTGCTGCTGACCCGGGGCGCCTGGCAGGAGGACGGCCCTGAGGAGGAGCGCGGTGAGGTGTTCGGCCGTATCGGGGAGTGGATCGGCAAACACTTCGCCGACGGCACCATCGTGGAGGCGCAGCAGCTGCGCGAGCCGGACACCGCCACCACCGTGGTGCTGGAGGACGGCCGCTCCACCCTGATCGACCGCCCGCTGCTGGAGGCCAAGGAGGCGATCGGCGGCTACGCGGTCGTCGACGTGCCTGACCTGGACGCCGCCCTGGAGCTCGCCGCGAGCTTCCCGATGCCCGACGGCAAGGTGGAGGTGCGCCCTGTCGTCGAGCGCTGA
- a CDS encoding RNA polymerase sigma factor, whose amino-acid sequence MSSSADPRHGAAARSLLERVFREEAGRLTASLVRLLGDFDLAEEMVAEAVVEALQRWPATGPPERPGAWLLTTARNKALDRIRREGRYRDKLEQLAALPASAEREPDDRLRLIFTCCHPALGADAQVALTLRAVAGLTTAEIARAFLLPEATLAKRLTRAKQKIAKAGIPYRAPEPAELKSRLEQVLRVIYLVFNEGCFTTAGDTGVRRELVDDAEWLAGLLAQSLPSEPEPLGLLALIRLHAARWPARLDDRGSLVPLAEQDRSRWNTRRIRSAVTLIEWAAALRRPGPYQIEAAIAAVHCEAPSWPATDWPQLLQLYDMLLTVDPSPVVRLNRAVVVSHTGPDTALAQVDALADQLGRYHLFHATRAALLRALGRTDDARQADAQALRLTSNPAEQSLLTARLHGAESPG is encoded by the coding sequence CTGTCGTCGAGCGCTGACCCGCGCCACGGCGCCGCCGCGCGGTCGCTGCTCGAGCGGGTCTTCCGCGAGGAGGCGGGCCGGCTGACCGCCAGCCTGGTCCGCCTCCTGGGCGACTTCGACCTGGCCGAGGAGATGGTCGCCGAGGCCGTCGTGGAGGCGCTGCAGCGCTGGCCGGCTACCGGGCCGCCCGAGCGGCCCGGCGCCTGGCTGCTGACCACGGCCCGCAACAAGGCGCTCGACCGCATCCGCCGCGAGGGCCGCTACCGCGACAAGCTCGAACAGCTCGCCGCCCTGCCCGCCTCGGCCGAGCGCGAACCCGACGACCGGCTGCGGCTGATCTTCACCTGCTGCCACCCCGCGCTCGGTGCCGACGCCCAGGTCGCCCTCACGCTGCGCGCCGTGGCGGGACTGACCACCGCCGAGATCGCCCGGGCCTTCCTGCTGCCCGAGGCCACCCTCGCCAAGCGCCTGACCCGCGCCAAGCAGAAGATCGCCAAGGCCGGCATCCCGTACCGCGCCCCGGAGCCCGCCGAGCTCAAAAGCCGCCTGGAGCAGGTGCTGCGGGTGATCTACCTCGTCTTCAACGAGGGCTGCTTCACCACCGCAGGCGACACAGGGGTGCGCCGGGAACTGGTCGACGACGCCGAGTGGCTCGCCGGCCTGCTGGCCCAGTCCCTGCCCTCCGAGCCCGAACCCCTGGGTCTGCTCGCGCTGATCCGCCTGCACGCCGCCCGCTGGCCGGCGCGTCTCGACGACCGAGGCAGCCTCGTGCCGCTCGCCGAGCAGGACCGCTCCCGGTGGAACACCCGCCGCATCCGCAGCGCCGTCACCCTGATCGAGTGGGCCGCCGCGCTGCGCCGCCCCGGCCCGTACCAGATCGAGGCCGCCATCGCCGCCGTCCACTGCGAAGCCCCCAGCTGGCCGGCGACCGACTGGCCCCAGCTCCTGCAGCTGTACGACATGCTGCTCACGGTCGACCCGTCCCCGGTCGTCCGCCTGAACCGGGCCGTCGTCGTCAGCCACACCGGACCGGACACCGCCCTGGCCCAAGTCGACGCACTGGCCGACCAGTTGGGCCGCTACCACCTCTTCCACGCCACACGGGCCGCGCTCCTGCGCGCCCTGGGCCGCACCGACGACGCCCGCCAGGCCGACGCACAGGCCCTCCGGCTCACCAGCAACCCCGCCGAACAATCCCTGCTCACTGCTCGCCTGCACGGCGCCGAAAGCCCCGGATAA
- a CDS encoding UvrD-helicase domain-containing protein → MNPTDEQTAAADAFQAGDHLALQAGAGTGKTTTLALLARTTTRRGRYLAFNRAIAQDARTRFPTTVQCKTAHALAYAAIGHRYTQRLNAPRRPAWQTGQALGLTKALRIAEREISQRALSHTLLRTVARFCHTADEAITRHHVPRLRGLEETDLHAQLAAHIVPFARKAWADLHHLDDGAVRFDHDHYLKMWALTQPRIDADFLLLDEAQDTNPVVEHIFLSQRDHAQLVMVGDSAQAIYHWRGAKDVMTGFDGTQLALSKSFRFGPHLAEEANRWLAIADAPLRLTGTETVPTELGPLTRPDAVLCRTNVGAMAHVMSLMTTGCRVALVGGGDSLRALALAARDLKEGRRTTHPELVLFPSWGELQDYAAYDPAGRDLQPLLDLVDTHGTDAILAAVACLAPEQHAQVTVSTTHKAKGREWPRVKIADDFTPPQDPDQDTDVRQAAPAPIDDSEARLAYVAVTRTRSHLDLGGLSWIHDHPHGMPSPASCGRSSCN, encoded by the coding sequence GTGAACCCCACCGACGAACAGACGGCAGCCGCCGACGCCTTCCAGGCCGGCGACCACCTGGCCCTGCAGGCCGGCGCCGGCACCGGCAAGACCACCACCCTCGCCCTCCTCGCCCGCACCACCACCCGCCGCGGCCGCTACCTCGCCTTCAACCGGGCCATCGCCCAGGACGCCCGCACCCGCTTCCCCACCACCGTCCAGTGCAAAACCGCCCACGCCCTGGCCTACGCCGCCATCGGCCACCGCTACACCCAGCGCCTGAACGCACCCCGCCGCCCGGCCTGGCAGACCGGACAGGCCCTCGGCCTGACCAAAGCCCTCCGCATCGCAGAACGCGAGATCTCCCAACGAGCCCTCTCCCACACCCTGCTGCGCACCGTCGCCCGCTTCTGCCACACCGCGGACGAAGCCATCACCCGCCACCACGTACCCCGCCTGCGCGGCCTGGAAGAGACCGACCTCCACGCCCAACTCGCCGCCCACATCGTGCCCTTCGCCCGCAAAGCCTGGGCCGACCTGCACCACCTGGACGACGGCGCGGTCCGCTTCGACCACGACCACTACCTGAAAATGTGGGCCCTCACCCAGCCCAGGATCGACGCCGACTTCCTGCTGCTGGACGAAGCCCAGGACACCAACCCCGTCGTCGAACACATCTTCCTCAGCCAGCGCGACCACGCCCAGCTCGTCATGGTCGGCGACTCCGCCCAGGCCATCTACCACTGGCGGGGCGCCAAGGACGTCATGACCGGTTTCGACGGCACCCAGCTCGCCCTGTCGAAGTCCTTCCGCTTCGGCCCTCACCTCGCCGAGGAGGCCAATCGGTGGCTGGCCATCGCCGACGCCCCCCTCCGGCTGACTGGTACCGAGACCGTGCCCACCGAACTCGGCCCCCTCACTCGGCCCGACGCGGTGCTGTGCCGCACCAACGTCGGCGCCATGGCCCACGTCATGAGCCTGATGACCACCGGATGCCGGGTCGCCCTGGTCGGAGGCGGAGACAGCCTGCGCGCCCTGGCCCTCGCCGCCCGCGATCTGAAGGAAGGCCGCCGCACCACTCACCCCGAACTCGTCCTGTTCCCCTCCTGGGGCGAACTGCAGGACTACGCCGCCTACGACCCCGCCGGCCGCGACCTGCAGCCGCTTCTCGACCTCGTCGACACCCACGGCACCGACGCCATCCTCGCCGCCGTCGCCTGCCTCGCGCCCGAACAGCATGCCCAGGTCACCGTCTCGACCACCCACAAGGCCAAAGGCCGCGAATGGCCCCGCGTGAAGATCGCCGACGACTTCACCCCGCCCCAGGACCCCGACCAGGACACCGATGTGCGCCAGGCCGCACCCGCACCCATCGACGACAGCGAGGCCCGCCTCGCCTATGTCGCCGTCACCCGCACCCGCTCCCACCTCGACCTCGGAGGCCTGTCCTGGATCCACGACCATCCACACGGCATGCCATCTCCCGCATCCTGCGGACGGAGTTCCTGCAACTGA
- a CDS encoding DUF6083 domain-containing protein, whose amino-acid sequence MCPTPAPDGRHRDGSPRAAHRPRPLRVTTTSPSRLLRAGQTGRCRHCGHRIDLYQRPDQRPIALHPAELAAADVPESCRWHLSGGIAYPHGDNSAWCRIPHAVLCPHRTPTCQAGPRLEAIRRQLAVRTRRLIDTGGLIPASPAAPQPASRTGGLGRPVVQLLLCRYLAQQRLEDPRCVAQTRHRHRCPNPILASPAGVWKLLPATARHGQLALPDALMAVYDLGHLSYGEQLRWRTQRFPAHATAPGAADLALAGWQPFDPLLHAAHIHTHLPPPARPHRRG is encoded by the coding sequence ATGTGCCCCACACCCGCCCCCGACGGCCGTCACCGGGACGGCAGCCCCCGCGCCGCCCACCGCCCCCGCCCGCTCCGGGTGACGACCACCAGCCCCAGCCGCCTGCTGCGCGCCGGCCAAACCGGCCGCTGCCGCCACTGCGGCCACCGCATCGACCTCTACCAGCGCCCCGACCAGCGGCCCATCGCCCTGCACCCCGCGGAACTGGCCGCCGCCGACGTCCCCGAATCCTGCCGCTGGCACCTCAGCGGCGGCATCGCCTACCCGCACGGCGACAACAGCGCCTGGTGCCGCATCCCGCATGCCGTGCTCTGCCCCCACCGCACCCCGACCTGCCAGGCCGGCCCCCGCCTCGAGGCGATCCGCCGCCAACTCGCCGTCCGCACCCGCCGCCTGATCGACACCGGAGGCCTCATCCCCGCCTCACCCGCCGCCCCGCAGCCCGCCTCCCGCACCGGCGGCCTCGGCCGCCCCGTCGTCCAGCTGCTGCTGTGCCGCTACCTCGCCCAGCAGCGGCTCGAGGACCCGCGCTGCGTGGCCCAGACCCGCCACCGTCACCGCTGCCCCAACCCCATCCTCGCGAGCCCGGCCGGGGTGTGGAAACTACTGCCCGCCACCGCCCGACACGGCCAACTTGCCCTCCCCGACGCTCTGATGGCCGTCTACGACCTGGGCCACCTCTCGTACGGCGAACAGCTGCGCTGGCGCACCCAGCGTTTCCCGGCACACGCCACCGCCCCCGGCGCCGCCGACCTCGCCCTGGCCGGCTGGCAGCCCTTCGACCCCCTCCTGCACGCGGCGCACATCCACACCCACCTGCCGCCCCCGGCCCGCCCGCACCGAAGGGGCTGA
- a CDS encoding helix-turn-helix transcriptional regulator has product MTILPPDPDLTALRVVLARLRAERGWTFDELADRSGLARRTLIDLEHGRTTGSVTTWHTLAHTFDVPIEHFLGTLCDDHTPPGTAAS; this is encoded by the coding sequence GTGACGATCTTGCCGCCCGACCCCGACCTCACTGCGCTGCGCGTCGTGCTCGCGCGCCTGCGGGCCGAACGCGGTTGGACCTTCGACGAACTCGCCGACCGCAGCGGTCTGGCCCGGCGCACCCTCATCGACCTCGAACACGGCCGCACCACCGGCAGCGTCACCACCTGGCACACCCTCGCCCACACCTTCGACGTGCCCATCGAGCACTTCCTGGGCACCCTGTGCGACGACCACACCCCGCCCGGCACGGCCGCTTCCTGA
- a CDS encoding Fic family protein, whose translation MIVELAPGFLTWGDVDPARRFFDSASAPQVVRSLGPARRVPSRPDIPLGDPVMSAWSSGEGQPWADAMSHALAERYGRWTAGWRWAHDEGDFDGGPVGNWCCPRDSITTPQETLARVVAALCEWREWLESLAGWFDAYPLNLAEVDDQRMLWERAARNLIVQVTDRTGCGSGWHGHCRQVLTWFLSRWNVAPDVAEKLVDEAIGGRFESWTGPDLALVEDVAERLSLSLRPDHAERAGGLAQDHLERWLALRETVPWHEAPDGGGGEPVFPSRDGAVEDIRAFDGAIDPARVEGLLAALELLRADAARGARLDFELLRRWQQHVLGSERLPPFRELPAFAKGGRERYGIGPDTRARLDACLAESARNAERSLPLTARAARAYLDVCFFHPFDDGNARSAFLALVFVLAREGVALDGVSLLRRVTFQADERQDALTLTRYVDIHLAETRRNTASLGS comes from the coding sequence GTGATTGTCGAGCTGGCCCCCGGTTTTCTGACCTGGGGCGATGTGGATCCCGCCCGTCGCTTCTTCGACAGCGCGTCGGCGCCGCAGGTGGTGCGGTCGCTCGGGCCTGCTCGGAGGGTGCCCAGCCGCCCTGACATACCCTTGGGCGACCCGGTGATGAGCGCCTGGAGTTCGGGCGAGGGGCAGCCCTGGGCAGATGCCATGTCGCACGCCCTCGCCGAGCGCTACGGCCGCTGGACCGCGGGCTGGCGCTGGGCGCACGACGAAGGGGACTTCGACGGAGGACCCGTCGGGAACTGGTGCTGCCCGCGAGACTCGATCACCACTCCGCAGGAGACGCTCGCCCGCGTCGTCGCGGCCCTCTGCGAGTGGCGCGAGTGGCTGGAGAGTCTCGCTGGGTGGTTCGACGCGTACCCGTTGAACCTGGCCGAGGTCGACGACCAGCGGATGTTGTGGGAGCGCGCCGCCCGAAACCTGATTGTGCAGGTGACCGACCGGACCGGCTGCGGCAGTGGCTGGCACGGGCACTGCCGTCAGGTGCTCACCTGGTTCCTCAGCCGCTGGAACGTCGCGCCCGACGTCGCGGAGAAGCTGGTCGACGAGGCGATCGGCGGGCGGTTCGAGAGCTGGACCGGACCCGACCTGGCGCTGGTCGAGGACGTCGCCGAGCGACTCTCGCTCTCGCTGCGGCCGGACCACGCCGAACGAGCGGGCGGGCTCGCGCAGGACCACCTTGAGCGCTGGCTCGCGCTGCGCGAGACCGTGCCCTGGCACGAGGCCCCGGACGGGGGCGGCGGGGAACCGGTGTTTCCGTCACGCGACGGTGCGGTGGAGGACATCCGTGCCTTCGACGGCGCCATCGACCCCGCCCGCGTCGAGGGCCTGCTCGCCGCCCTGGAACTGCTGCGGGCCGACGCGGCACGCGGCGCACGACTCGACTTCGAGCTGCTCCGGCGCTGGCAGCAACATGTCCTGGGCTCAGAGCGGTTGCCGCCGTTCCGCGAGCTGCCGGCCTTCGCCAAGGGGGGCCGGGAACGTTACGGCATCGGCCCGGACACCCGAGCTCGCCTCGATGCCTGTCTGGCTGAGAGCGCGCGGAACGCCGAGCGGTCCCTTCCGCTCACTGCTCGGGCTGCACGTGCCTATCTCGACGTGTGTTTCTTCCATCCCTTCGACGACGGCAACGCCCGGTCTGCCTTCCTTGCCCTCGTCTTTGTCCTCGCCCGCGAGGGCGTCGCGCTCGACGGGGTCAGCCTGCTGCGTCGCGTCACCTTCCAGGCCGATGAGCGGCAGGACGCGTTGACCCTCACGCGGTACGTCGACATCCACCTCGCGGAGACCCGACGCAACACCGCCTCCCTCGGCTCCTAG
- the tpg gene encoding telomere-protecting terminal protein Tpg: MGIIADSLDQADAAHFTRPIPKSAQKQMQFLVRQTKGTRAAADLLGITQRTVERYVKGQLKQPRHDLAQRLADEVRKRWQPRVRDRAKRQAATTSGIVIDTRARFGFTAAPGTTDDPRLRPITQGLPPAYAARLFDAHAAGATEQQLQDIVTEGLQEIYFKDRGRRAHGLLVDFTDLDYLDVDY, encoded by the coding sequence ATGGGCATCATCGCCGACAGCCTCGACCAGGCCGACGCCGCACACTTCACCCGCCCCATCCCGAAGTCGGCCCAGAAACAGATGCAGTTCCTGGTCCGACAAACCAAGGGCACCAGGGCCGCGGCTGACCTGCTGGGCATCACCCAGCGCACCGTCGAGCGCTACGTCAAAGGACAGCTCAAGCAGCCTCGCCACGACCTCGCCCAACGGCTCGCTGACGAAGTCCGCAAACGATGGCAGCCCCGAGTCCGCGACCGGGCGAAACGACAGGCCGCCACGACCAGCGGCATCGTCATCGACACCCGGGCACGCTTCGGCTTCACCGCCGCCCCCGGTACCACCGACGACCCGCGGCTGAGGCCCATCACCCAAGGCCTGCCGCCAGCCTACGCAGCACGACTCTTCGACGCCCACGCCGCCGGAGCCACAGAGCAACAACTCCAGGACATCGTGACCGAAGGACTCCAGGAGATCTACTTCAAAGACCGCGGACGACGCGCACACGGCCTGCTGGTGGACTTCACCGACCTCGACTACCTCGACGTCGACTACTGA
- the tap gene encoding telomere-associated protein Tap, translated as MTDQPQELFAAVDSLLAAVDDGTVLPLPAERVRLREAAGLTRAAIAQALGTRVPSIEGWEAGRSEPTGERREAYRHLLEGLAQRHPAPSPSSRPAARPKPPSVPSTQNTPAPTARPARSSGPTRAADARFPNGPLAVLDGDGTAYCLGGVLLECPAATIPQLADWVLRQSGLGAERLHRHGKDSDPLIVLTAQATARFGLPAELEDRRGLRLPDDHPVVRQLARAKWKLTRRGFGPWPRIYRPAQDGRRQCVQLAVLPWGALDARSWGTADQLEPAELARLLGTYATRVLTPCGSTAVTGLELMTALRPPTRAVKDPVTGNWVSGPMPGSLTEAVECAPPEAPDGHPAVAALYPRFHQRTPDQVLDEEAYQWARPLTDEECMKPYVVGIDVNMAFAAAANRLTVGLSAPVHVHRPAFDTKLPGSWLVDLSHIRLDERLPSPFTPHGERPTGPAWYATPTVAYAVELGYTITPLEAYLRYEHGPYLDAWYTRLRDAYIATMADLGITPGMPEEQYLAAMAGHQHTDPVLAAVLSAIKATVKGGIGKLRERARSGGWRPGEPWPALARPTWRPDIRAAVIANARVNMHRKMLKLATHADLYPVAVLSDCAVYASDGPSPLNFLPYRDGKPLPGGFRLGVSPGMVKHEGTQSVLWAEGLLEEHGPDVNIARHIKTGIISGQDEGE; from the coding sequence ATGACGGACCAGCCGCAGGAACTGTTCGCCGCTGTCGACTCGCTGCTTGCCGCCGTCGACGACGGTACCGTGCTGCCTTTGCCGGCCGAGCGGGTAAGACTGCGTGAGGCGGCCGGGCTGACCCGGGCCGCCATCGCCCAGGCGCTTGGTACGCGGGTGCCGAGCATTGAGGGGTGGGAGGCCGGCCGGTCCGAGCCGACGGGGGAGCGCCGCGAGGCATACCGCCATTTGCTCGAGGGGCTTGCTCAGCGCCATCCCGCCCCCTCGCCCTCCAGCCGGCCCGCAGCCCGACCGAAACCGCCTTCTGTGCCCTCGACCCAGAACACACCGGCGCCGACGGCACGTCCTGCTCGATCGAGCGGACCAACGCGTGCTGCCGACGCACGGTTTCCCAACGGGCCGCTGGCGGTGCTGGACGGGGACGGCACCGCCTACTGCCTGGGCGGGGTGCTGCTGGAGTGCCCCGCGGCCACGATCCCGCAGCTGGCTGACTGGGTGCTGCGTCAGTCCGGGCTGGGCGCGGAGAGGCTGCACCGGCACGGCAAGGACTCGGACCCGCTGATCGTCCTCACCGCTCAGGCAACTGCCCGCTTCGGCCTGCCCGCGGAGCTGGAGGACCGCCGGGGCCTGCGCCTGCCCGACGATCATCCAGTGGTGCGTCAACTCGCCCGCGCGAAGTGGAAGCTGACGCGCCGTGGGTTCGGCCCCTGGCCGCGTATCTACCGGCCGGCCCAGGACGGGCGCCGCCAGTGCGTGCAGCTCGCCGTCCTGCCCTGGGGCGCCCTCGACGCCCGTTCCTGGGGGACAGCCGACCAGCTGGAGCCGGCTGAACTCGCCCGCCTGCTCGGCACCTACGCCACCCGTGTGCTCACCCCCTGCGGCTCTACCGCCGTCACCGGCCTGGAACTGATGACCGCGCTGCGCCCGCCTACCCGCGCGGTGAAGGACCCCGTCACCGGGAACTGGGTCTCCGGCCCGATGCCCGGCTCGCTGACCGAGGCGGTGGAGTGTGCCCCGCCCGAGGCTCCCGACGGACACCCGGCCGTCGCCGCCTTGTATCCCCGCTTCCACCAGCGCACCCCCGACCAGGTGTTGGACGAAGAGGCCTACCAGTGGGCGAGGCCGCTGACGGACGAGGAGTGCATGAAGCCCTATGTCGTCGGCATCGACGTCAACATGGCCTTCGCCGCGGCCGCCAACCGGCTGACCGTCGGCCTGTCCGCCCCCGTCCACGTCCACCGCCCGGCCTTCGACACGAAACTGCCCGGCTCCTGGCTGGTCGACCTCTCCCACATCCGCCTCGACGAGCGCCTGCCCAGCCCGTTTACCCCGCACGGCGAACGCCCCACCGGCCCGGCCTGGTACGCCACCCCAACCGTCGCCTACGCCGTCGAACTCGGCTACACGATCACCCCTCTCGAGGCCTACCTGCGCTACGAGCACGGCCCCTACCTGGACGCCTGGTACACCCGGCTGCGCGACGCCTACATCGCCACGATGGCCGACCTCGGGATCACCCCCGGCATGCCCGAAGAGCAGTACCTGGCCGCGATGGCCGGCCACCAGCACACCGACCCCGTCCTCGCCGCCGTGCTCAGCGCCATCAAGGCCACCGTCAAAGGCGGCATCGGCAAACTCCGCGAGCGGGCCCGCAGCGGCGGCTGGCGACCGGGCGAGCCCTGGCCCGCCCTCGCCCGCCCGACCTGGCGCCCCGACATCCGCGCCGCCGTCATCGCCAACGCCCGCGTCAACATGCACCGCAAGATGCTCAAGCTCGCCACCCACGCGGACCTGTACCCGGTCGCGGTCCTCTCCGACTGCGCCGTGTACGCCTCCGACGGCCCCAGCCCGCTCAACTTCCTGCCCTACCGGGACGGCAAGCCCCTGCCCGGCGGCTTCCGGCTCGGCGTTTCACCCGGGATGGTCAAACACGAGGGCACCCAGAGCGTGCTGTGGGCCGAAGGCCTGCTGGAAGAACATGGCCCGGACGTGAACATCGCCCGGCACATCAAGACCGGCATCATCTCCGGCCAGGACGAAGGGGAGTAG